A single region of the Ascaphus truei isolate aAscTru1 chromosome 6, aAscTru1.hap1, whole genome shotgun sequence genome encodes:
- the TRIM62 gene encoding E3 ubiquitin-protein ligase TRIM62, with protein sequence MACCLKDELLCSICLSIYQDPVSFGCEHYFCRKCITEHWSCQKHGGTLDCPECRRIFLEPTLTPSLKLSNIVERYAAFPLDAILGAQRSSFPCKDHDKVKLFCLTDRAVVCFFCDEPSLHEQHQVTNVDEAFEELQRELKEQLQTLQESERGHTEALQLLKRQLAETKSSAKSLRATIGEAFERLHRLLRERQKSMLEELECDTARTLTDIEHKVQRYSQQLRKVQEGEQILQERLVEMDRHAFLGGISSLSERLKGKIHETNLTYEDFPTSKYTGPLQYTIWKSLFQDIHPVPAALTLDPVTAHQRLILSDDCTIVAYGNLHPQPLQDSPKRFDVEVSVLGSQVFDGGLHYWEVVVSDKTQWMMGLAHEAISRKGSIQIQPGRGFYCIVMHDGNQYSACTEPWTRLNVKSKLEKVGVYLDYDKGLLIFYNAEDMSWLYTFREKFPGKLCSYFSPGQSHANGKNVQPLRINTVRI encoded by the exons ATGGCTTGCTGCTTGAAAGACGAACTGCTCTGCTCCATCTGCCTGAGCATTTACCAGGACCCGGTGAGTTTTGGCTGCGAGCATTATTTTTGCCGCAAGTGCATCACTGAGCACTGGAGCTGTCAGAAGCACGGGGGCACCTTGGACTGTCCTGAGTGCCGGAGGATCTTTTTAGAGCCCACTTTGACGCCCAGTCTCAAGCTCTCCAACATCGTGGAGCGGTACGCCGCCTTCCCCCTAGACGCCATCCTCGGTGCCCAGCGGAGCTCCTTCCCGTGCAAGGACCACGACAAGGTCAAGCTCTTCTGCTTGACGGACCGCGCCGTGGTCTGCTTCTTTTGTGACGAGCCGTCGCTACACGAACAACATCAGGTGACCAACGTGGACGAGGCATTTGAAGAGCTGCAG CGGGAACTGAAGGAACAGCTGCAGACCCTGCAGGAAAGTGAGCGCGGACACACCGAGGCTCTTCAACTGCTCAAACGCCAGCTGGCCGAGACCAAA TCATCAGCAAAAAGTCTGCGTGCCACAATTGGCGAGGCATTCGAGCGTCTGCACCGGCTGCTGCGGGAGCGCCAGAAGTCCATGCTGGAGGAGCTGGAGTGTGACACGGCCCGGACTCTCACAGACATCGAGCATAAGGTGCAACGGTACAGCCAGCAGCTGCGCAAGGTGCAGGAAGGCGAGCAGATCCTGCAGGAGCGGCTGGTAGAGATGGACAGACATGCTTTCTTGGGAGGCATCTCCTCACTTTCAGAGAG GTTAAAGGGGAAGATCCATGAGACAAATCTGACATATGAAGATTTTCCCACCTCGAAGTACACGGGACCCCTGCAATATACCATCTGGAAATCGCTCTTCCAAGACATTCACCCTG TGCCAGCAGCCTTGACCCTTGATCCAGTGACTGCTCACCAACGCCTGATCCTCTCGGATGACTGCACCATTGTGGCATACGGCAACCTGCACCCCCAGCCCCTGCAGGACTCTCCCAAGCGCTTTGACGTGGAGGTGTCGGTGCTGGGATCCCAAGTCTTTGACGGCGGGTTGCACTACTGGGAAGTGGTGGTGTCAGATAAGACACAGTGGATGATGGGGTTGGCCCACGAAGCTATCAGTCGTAAGGGTAGCATCCAGATTCAGCCGGGCCGAGGCTTCTACTGCATAGTTATGCATGATGGAAACCAGTACAGCGCCTGCACAGAGCCATGGACACGTTTGAATGTGAAGAGCAAACTAGAGAAAGTGGGTGTATACCTGGACTATGACAAGGGGCTTCTCATCTTCTACAATGCTGAAGACATGTCCTGGCTCTACACCTTCCGTGAAAAATTCCCAGGGAAGCTCTGCTCGTATTTTAGTCCTGGGCAGAGCCACGCCAACGGGAAGAATGTGCAGCCACTGCGAATCAACACAGTGCGTATCTAA
- the LOC142497689 gene encoding calpain small subunit 1-like — MFLLKGALGGLNQGGGGSGKGGAGNILQGALSSLSGSGQGGGGGVGKFLQGAVSGLSGSGQGGGGAGNILQGALGGLVGSGGQGGVGKFLQGAVSGLSGSGQGGGGAGQLFAGPAGGGSGGGQGMNILGGIINVIGGVIANYKPQPPPAPCANTYQQEANENDEDRQFRNLFKNLAGEDMEVCPAELMNVLNKVVLRHPDLKTEGFCIDTCRSMVAVMDSDGTGKLGFNEFKYLWNNIKKWQCIYKQFDTDKSGYIKGAAIPGAMKAAGFELNEQLYDMVARRYADENGNVNFDSFISSLVRLDAMYRSFKALDRDGDGQIQVKLSEWLKLTVYS, encoded by the coding sequence ATGTTTCTTCTGAAGGGAGCCTTGGGAGGACTGAATCAGGGTGGTGGGGGCTCTGGCAAGGGAGGGGCTGGCAATATTCTGCAAGGGGCTCTCAGTAGCCTGTCTGGCTCTGGCCAGGGAGGAGGCGGAGGAGTTGGCAAATTCCTGCAAGGAGCGGTCAGTGGGCTGTCAGGCTCCGgccagggaggaggaggagctggCAATATTCTGCAGGGGGCTCTCGGTGGACTGGTGGGCTCTGGCGGCCAAGGTGGAGTTGGCAAATTCCTGCAAGGAGCTGTCAGTGGGCTGTCAGGCTCCGgccagggaggaggaggagctggCCAACTTTTTGCAGGGCCTGCTGGAGGTGGGAGTGGTGGTGGCCAAGGGATGAACATCCTTGGAGGAATTATAAATGTTATCGGTGGGGTAATTGCAAATTACAAGCCTCAGCCTCCTCCAGCCCCATGTGCCAACACCTACCAACAAGAGGCTAATGAGAATGATGAAGATCGACAGTTCCGGAACCTCTTCAAGAACCTGGCTGGAGAAGACATGGAGGTGTGCCCTGCAGAACTCATGAACGTCCTGAACAAAGTTGTATTAAGGCACCCAGATCTTAAGACCGAAGGATTCTGCATAGACACCTGCCGCAGCATGGTCGCTGTCATGGACAGTGATGGGACAGGGAAGCTGGGCTTTAATGAATTCAAGTACCTCTGGAACAACATCAAAAAGTGGCAGTGCATCTACAAGCAATTTGATACGGATAAGTCGGGCTATATTAAAGGCGCCGCTATCCCGGGGGCAATGAAAGCGGCCGGCTTCGAACTAAACGAGCAGCTATACGACATGGTTGCGCGACGTTACGCGGATGAGAATGGAAACGTGAACTTTGACAGCTTTATCAGCAGCTTGGTCCGTCTGGATGCCATGTACCGCTCCTTTAAAGCGCTGGATAGGGATGGAGATGGGCAGATCCAAGTCAAATTGTCCGAATGGCTGAAGCTGACTGTCTATTCCTAA